The following proteins are encoded in a genomic region of Mycolicibacterium confluentis:
- the msrB gene encoding peptide-methionine (R)-S-oxide reductase MsrB, which yields MAYTKDPAALEALSPEQYHVTQQSGTERPFTGEYWDHHEPGIYVDIVSGEPLFTSLDKFDSGCGWPSFTRPVAAENIIEKRDFSHLMIRTEVRSAHGDSHLGHVFNDGPREAGGLRYCINSASLRFIGAEDLEAQGYGEYAALFTQNTEHGTKEDDK from the coding sequence ATGGCCTACACCAAGGATCCCGCAGCCCTCGAGGCTTTGTCGCCCGAGCAGTACCACGTCACGCAGCAGAGCGGCACCGAGCGACCGTTCACCGGCGAGTACTGGGACCACCACGAACCCGGCATCTACGTCGACATCGTGTCGGGTGAGCCGCTGTTCACCTCGCTCGACAAGTTCGACAGCGGCTGCGGTTGGCCCAGTTTCACCAGACCGGTGGCCGCGGAGAACATCATCGAGAAGCGTGACTTCAGCCATCTGATGATCCGGACCGAGGTGCGTTCCGCACACGGAGACAGCCACCTCGGGCATGTGTTCAACGACGGCCCCCGCGAGGCGGGAGGGTTGCGCTACTGCATCAACTCGGCTTCGCTGAGGTTCATCGGTGCCGAGGACCTGGAAGCCCAGGGGTACGGCGAGTACGCAGCACTCTTCACCCAGAACACCGAGCACGGCACCAAGGAGGACGACAAGTGA
- a CDS encoding class I SAM-dependent methyltransferase — MSVDLTGPQQTMLATLYAKALDADAAESVLGDSFARDAVARIDYDWKRTTITARQAPGVAARSKHFDTWTRQFLAVHDRATVLHLGCGLDSRVFRIDPGAGVEWFDVDHPDVIALRERVHPQRDHVRTIGTSVTDLAWLDRIPTEAPTLVLAEGLTMYLTRTDGVALLRGVVNRFDSGEVQFDAFNPLGIRLQWTNAVVRRSGSTLHWGISGQEEILAAVPGLRALWVGSVFESEELKQIGGLYRWLCVTCAAVPGLRGVAQYHRYGF; from the coding sequence ATCTCCGTCGACCTCACCGGACCCCAGCAGACCATGCTGGCGACGCTGTACGCCAAGGCGCTGGACGCCGACGCGGCCGAGTCGGTGCTGGGCGACTCCTTCGCCCGCGACGCCGTCGCCAGGATCGACTACGACTGGAAGCGGACCACGATCACGGCCCGCCAGGCGCCCGGCGTGGCCGCCCGGTCCAAACATTTCGACACCTGGACGCGGCAGTTCCTGGCCGTCCACGACCGAGCGACGGTGCTGCACCTGGGCTGCGGCTTGGACAGTCGCGTGTTCCGCATCGATCCCGGTGCAGGCGTCGAATGGTTCGACGTCGACCACCCCGACGTCATCGCGCTGCGCGAACGCGTCCACCCTCAGCGCGATCACGTCCGGACCATCGGCACGTCCGTCACTGACCTCGCGTGGCTCGACCGGATTCCCACCGAGGCGCCGACGCTGGTCCTCGCGGAGGGCCTGACCATGTACCTGACCCGGACCGACGGGGTGGCGCTGCTGCGTGGCGTCGTCAATCGGTTCGACTCCGGTGAGGTGCAGTTCGACGCGTTCAACCCGCTGGGCATCCGTCTGCAGTGGACCAACGCCGTGGTCCGCCGGTCGGGCAGCACGCTGCACTGGGGGATCAGCGGCCAAGAGGAGATCCTCGCCGCGGTGCCGGGCCTGCGGGCGCTGTGGGTCGGTTCGGTGTTCGAATCCGAGGAGCTCAAGCAGATCGGCGGGCTGTACCGGTGGCTGTGCGTGACATGTGCCGCAGTGCCCGGCCTGCGGGGCGTCGCGCAGTACCACCGCTACGGGTTCTAA
- a CDS encoding NAD-dependent epimerase/dehydratase family protein — MSTTALVIGGNGYLGSHVTRQLVQAGEDVRVTVRATANTVAIDDLDVTRFVGDIFDTDTIRAAMADCDVVYYCVVDTRAWLRDPSPLFRTNVEGLRGVLDIAAEFAAAGTLKKFVFTSSYSTVGRKRGRVATENDIIDPKGLTAYVRSRVQAEDLVLRYARERGLPAVAMCVSTTYGRGDYGMTPHGALIAGTVFGKLPFILDSIELEAVGVEDAAHAMILAAERGRGGERYLISERMISNREVVTLAADEAGVAPPKRSIPVPVLYAMAAVGSIRARLKRTDEHLTLPSVRLMRAEAPVDCTKARTELGWQPRPVEESIREAARFWAEMRAARRKAKGVPSNQ; from the coding sequence ATGAGCACCACCGCGCTCGTGATCGGTGGCAACGGCTACCTCGGCTCGCATGTCACACGGCAACTGGTGCAGGCCGGCGAGGACGTGCGGGTGACCGTGCGCGCCACCGCCAACACCGTGGCCATCGACGACCTGGACGTGACGCGGTTCGTCGGCGACATCTTCGACACCGACACCATCCGCGCGGCCATGGCCGACTGCGACGTCGTCTACTACTGCGTGGTCGACACGCGGGCCTGGCTGCGTGATCCGTCGCCGCTGTTCCGCACCAACGTCGAAGGCCTGCGCGGGGTACTCGACATCGCCGCCGAGTTCGCGGCCGCGGGCACGCTCAAGAAGTTCGTGTTCACCAGCAGTTACTCGACCGTGGGCCGCAAGCGCGGCCGGGTGGCCACCGAGAACGACATCATCGATCCGAAAGGCCTGACCGCGTACGTGCGTTCGCGTGTGCAGGCCGAGGACCTGGTGCTGCGGTATGCCCGCGAACGTGGCCTGCCCGCGGTGGCCATGTGCGTCTCGACGACCTATGGCCGGGGCGACTACGGCATGACGCCGCACGGGGCGCTGATCGCAGGCACGGTGTTCGGCAAGCTGCCGTTCATCCTCGACAGCATCGAACTCGAGGCCGTCGGCGTCGAGGACGCCGCCCACGCGATGATCCTGGCCGCCGAACGCGGCCGCGGCGGTGAGCGGTACCTGATCTCGGAACGGATGATCAGCAACCGCGAGGTCGTCACCCTTGCGGCCGACGAGGCCGGCGTCGCTCCGCCGAAGCGGTCCATCCCCGTGCCGGTGCTGTACGCGATGGCCGCGGTCGGGTCGATCCGGGCACGCCTGAAGCGCACCGACGAACACCTGACGTTGCCGTCGGTGCGCCTGATGCGGGCCGAGGCCCCCGTGGACTGCACGAAGGCCCGGACCGAACTCGGCTGGCAGCCACGTCCGGTCGAGGAGTCCATTCGTGAGGCGGCCCGATTCTGGGCCGAGATGCGTGCCGCGCGGCGAAAGGCCAAGGGCGTACCGTCGAACCAGTGA
- the msrA gene encoding peptide-methionine (S)-S-oxide reductase MsrA, with product MQDLIRRQPGIVSTRVGYTGGRNDHPTYRNHPGHAEAVEIVFDPAQTSFRDILEFFFQIHDPSTKDRQGNDVGTSYRSAIFYVDEDQKQVALDTIADVDASGLWPGKVVTEVTPAVDFWEAEPEHQDYLVHYPNGYTCHFPRPGWKLPKRETV from the coding sequence ATGCAGGACCTGATCCGCAGGCAGCCCGGGATCGTCTCGACGCGCGTCGGATACACCGGCGGGCGCAACGACCATCCGACCTATCGCAATCACCCGGGCCACGCCGAGGCCGTCGAGATCGTCTTCGATCCCGCGCAGACCAGCTTCCGCGACATCCTGGAGTTCTTCTTCCAGATCCACGATCCGAGCACCAAGGACCGCCAAGGCAACGACGTCGGCACCAGCTACCGGTCGGCCATCTTCTACGTCGACGAGGACCAGAAGCAGGTCGCGCTGGACACCATCGCCGACGTGGACGCCTCGGGCCTGTGGCCCGGCAAGGTGGTCACCGAGGTGACCCCGGCCGTCGACTTCTGGGAGGCCGAACCCGAGCACCAGGACTATCTGGTGCACTACCCCAACGGATACACCTGTCATTTCCCGCGTCCGGGCTGGAAGCTGCCCAAGCGCGAAACGGTCTGA
- a CDS encoding nuclear transport factor 2 family protein, giving the protein MTATVFTRDELAAAFQTFEQDVAEAARTQDWDAWVEHYTDDVLYIEHAAGTMRGRDEVRTWIRRTMSVFPGSYMTAFPSLWTVYDEATGRVICELDNPMRDPGDGTIISATNISIVTYAGDGKWSRQEDVYNPLRFVAAASKWCRKAQELGTLDDEAAAWYEKFGARR; this is encoded by the coding sequence GTGACGGCCACGGTTTTCACCAGAGATGAGCTCGCCGCTGCCTTTCAGACCTTCGAGCAGGACGTGGCGGAGGCGGCCCGCACGCAGGACTGGGACGCGTGGGTGGAGCACTACACCGACGATGTGCTCTACATCGAGCACGCCGCGGGCACCATGCGCGGCCGCGACGAGGTGCGCACCTGGATCCGCCGCACGATGTCGGTCTTCCCGGGCAGCTACATGACGGCGTTCCCGTCGCTGTGGACCGTGTACGACGAGGCGACGGGCCGGGTGATCTGCGAACTCGACAACCCCATGCGCGACCCTGGCGACGGCACGATCATCAGCGCCACCAACATCTCGATCGTCACCTATGCGGGCGACGGTAAGTGGTCCCGGCAGGAGGACGTCTACAACCCCCTGCGCTTCGTCGCGGCGGCGTCCAAATGGTGTCGGAAGGCCCAGGAACTCGGCACGCTCGACGACGAGGCCGCGGCTTGGTACGAGAAGTTCGGAGCGCGCCGATGA